Proteins from a single region of Natrialbaceae archaeon AArc-T1-2:
- a CDS encoding DNA translocase FtsK, with translation MSETTQTQDSSYESNEDLIGKAIANETIDQLTEENIGVIIESPPWFDAEEFVDILCSNARYDVGLAMVSIDEADIDDLQSRTEDSSVRLTDKVSVAVNWRNGTDTGFEWDGRIEPEKLVILVRGDHARLNSMKDFEGMVDLPLAEITREITDQMQAQKQFADSPPAQAIWETLGSDLYDRFEIPAVADYATSTLKGSEQASLDALGTELYRLRLFNDPGLNNPDEIPDRLSDNLDLVLRVSHMSNRDRRRLTNSVTKVDDSEREEREHSVAKLRRFERTGDSEILADLTYNEVNEIFSTSGQSSQRRSTTSTRRDVESASVEAVFDDNDEELERLSEEFDDQYREAVEEEENRVDMEFTGDEQLAFDVNDDLYYFIEHFVTEDSFGGIIHNPEDRQSAIKNFQALRTGKFLPRGEDSSFEKLRRVAENSGKFEDLVASIDRYVTARSELVDALPGLLSAPLIRLLGDEDLLESAENYIEAYREVQDKLDKKYREIQDVSSEGSSKLLSDFLLFDTVILEYEDDRELVLSPLHPLHLWKYSELAREMKDEKESLTEEERNFLINSVEEQPHVLRSIHVGGNYRLADETYLVQSAELDRLPVYTRIENAAEGTNSKFYDYVLDKFTSAYPPSRRHLKICVIDPLDPVDLLSDIADLAEKEEIQGATVEFAFIEDEEKPVLNGTASPSVSEDITNLFGPDNDSGEFEIVTTEHPSYDSYAEDLKGDPQHFILINDQSDFSIQTFERDTETTIHPLYVPKEFDYDLLEDKINISPSKEGVLFSEYQDLINQLYNQRQAIHNAEVNELNVEKETIDELLDSAIWVSISSPPMNGNPFWKDNLISRERRGERDFATYSEDIDYFRRVLRRIITEYRLAPDDTDLEDIAERIADLQQSGLLRLITRETLGSGKSRNTKGLLGSIIAVQWLQQTLADPKLIFSIDNPRTREWLNLGDIESRADILTVQFDDDGGLILDIIEIKTLEETSGAYTVKDEDGTKVVEGNAVDQVFETTDTIRGLFTGDKNLTTSPRKEALREQLYYELTSAEGMEGKQEWADRINDVFNGDAQIEINPRIVSVEVTSEATSDERIDGVTPNAQSIRVDKLPRQSIKRLIVSGIEDREDQRPEQDVEEETDEVDEEETGGEEEDTVSDDEKTDINTESADRFGDPEEYTNLVETLKRVLNEFKINIRNIDPDDIDVGPNVVRFKIRLAPGEKQSSLEQRTEDIAREMAFEKEPIVQRLPGTEYVALDVPRENNVVVPQRDYRDRYKPSDEIETSSLPFLAGVTPDGDVYRSDLSEAPHMLVGGATGSGKTVFLYSLIMNFMDQKGEDNVEFALVDPKETDFIFFDALPNLSNGEVITDAEDAADLFEWLVEDEIPHRKQLLRKSVCRDIGEYNEQNPDDQMKPIVVIIDEYSDLLQQLGEDADDTEDNVRRIAQIARAQGIHLVISTQRPSHEAIDTDLRANLDTRVAFRLPKQSDSRILIDEGGAEELGGDGDMLLKEADRTTRLQGLYVDSDDIRDLINQYR, from the coding sequence ATGAGCGAAACCACACAGACACAAGACAGCTCATACGAGAGCAACGAGGATCTGATCGGCAAAGCAATCGCTAACGAGACAATCGACCAGCTGACCGAGGAAAACATCGGTGTAATAATCGAATCGCCACCCTGGTTCGACGCTGAGGAGTTCGTCGATATTCTCTGCAGTAACGCACGGTACGATGTCGGCCTCGCTATGGTCAGCATCGATGAAGCAGACATTGACGATCTCCAGTCACGGACAGAGGACTCCTCCGTCAGACTCACAGACAAAGTTAGTGTCGCCGTCAACTGGCGGAATGGCACCGACACCGGATTCGAATGGGACGGACGCATTGAACCAGAGAAACTGGTGATCCTGGTTCGGGGAGATCACGCCCGCCTGAATTCGATGAAAGATTTCGAGGGTATGGTCGACTTGCCTCTGGCAGAAATCACGCGAGAAATCACCGACCAGATGCAGGCCCAGAAACAGTTTGCCGACAGTCCCCCAGCCCAAGCTATCTGGGAAACCCTTGGCTCCGACCTCTACGACAGGTTCGAAATCCCTGCAGTTGCTGACTACGCAACCTCGACGCTCAAAGGATCAGAACAAGCTTCACTCGACGCCCTTGGAACCGAACTCTACAGACTGCGGCTGTTCAACGATCCCGGGCTTAACAACCCCGACGAAATCCCTGACAGGCTTTCCGACAACCTGGACCTCGTGCTGCGGGTCTCCCATATGTCGAATAGGGATCGACGCCGCCTCACTAACAGCGTCACCAAAGTCGACGACAGCGAAAGGGAAGAACGGGAACACTCCGTAGCCAAGCTTCGACGGTTCGAACGAACCGGTGACTCGGAGATCCTTGCCGACCTGACGTACAACGAGGTCAACGAGATATTCTCCACCTCCGGCCAGTCCAGCCAGCGACGTTCAACCACCAGCACCCGGAGAGACGTCGAATCCGCTAGCGTGGAAGCAGTCTTCGACGACAACGACGAAGAACTGGAACGGCTTTCAGAAGAGTTCGATGACCAATACCGAGAAGCCGTAGAGGAAGAAGAAAACCGGGTCGACATGGAGTTCACCGGGGATGAGCAGTTGGCCTTCGACGTCAACGACGACCTCTACTACTTCATTGAGCACTTCGTCACCGAGGACTCCTTCGGTGGTATCATCCACAACCCAGAGGACAGGCAGAGCGCGATCAAGAACTTCCAGGCCCTGAGAACCGGGAAGTTCCTGCCACGAGGCGAAGACAGCAGCTTCGAAAAACTCCGTAGAGTGGCTGAGAACAGCGGCAAATTCGAGGACTTAGTTGCATCTATCGACCGATACGTAACCGCTCGCAGCGAACTCGTCGATGCCCTACCAGGACTACTATCCGCTCCACTCATCCGGCTTCTCGGAGACGAAGACTTGCTCGAATCCGCAGAAAACTACATAGAGGCATACCGTGAGGTTCAGGACAAACTGGACAAGAAGTACCGGGAGATTCAGGACGTTAGCTCCGAAGGCTCTTCCAAACTTCTCTCCGACTTCCTCCTATTCGACACCGTCATTCTCGAATACGAAGACGATAGAGAACTCGTCCTTTCCCCACTCCACCCGCTCCACCTCTGGAAGTACTCCGAACTGGCGCGGGAGATGAAGGACGAAAAAGAGTCGCTGACCGAGGAAGAACGCAACTTCCTCATCAACAGCGTCGAAGAACAGCCACACGTCCTCCGCAGCATCCACGTCGGCGGGAACTACAGACTGGCAGATGAGACCTATCTCGTACAATCCGCGGAACTCGACAGGCTACCAGTCTACACCCGAATCGAGAATGCTGCAGAAGGCACGAACTCCAAGTTCTACGACTACGTCCTCGACAAGTTCACGTCAGCATACCCACCGTCCCGACGCCACCTCAAGATCTGCGTCATCGATCCCCTAGATCCTGTGGACCTCCTCTCTGATATCGCTGACTTAGCGGAGAAAGAAGAAATCCAAGGCGCAACAGTGGAGTTCGCCTTCATCGAGGACGAAGAGAAACCTGTCCTCAACGGTACTGCCTCACCAAGCGTCTCCGAGGATATCACTAACCTGTTCGGTCCGGACAACGACTCCGGGGAGTTCGAGATCGTTACAACCGAACATCCCAGCTACGACTCATACGCCGAGGACCTGAAAGGCGACCCACAGCACTTCATTCTGATTAACGACCAGAGCGACTTCAGCATCCAGACCTTCGAGCGTGATACTGAGACCACAATCCACCCGCTGTACGTCCCGAAAGAGTTCGACTACGACCTGCTTGAGGACAAAATCAATATCTCGCCGTCGAAGGAAGGAGTCCTCTTTTCCGAGTACCAGGACCTGATCAACCAGCTGTATAATCAGCGGCAGGCCATCCACAACGCCGAGGTCAACGAACTCAACGTCGAAAAGGAGACTATCGACGAACTCCTCGACTCCGCGATCTGGGTCTCCATCTCCTCACCGCCGATGAACGGCAACCCGTTCTGGAAGGACAACCTGATTTCCAGAGAACGACGCGGCGAACGCGACTTCGCCACGTACTCAGAGGATATCGACTACTTCCGACGAGTCCTCCGCCGCATCATCACCGAATACCGTCTTGCGCCTGACGACACCGACTTAGAGGATATCGCGGAGAGAATCGCTGACCTGCAACAAAGCGGCCTTCTCCGTCTCATCACCCGGGAAACCCTCGGCAGCGGAAAATCCAGAAACACAAAGGGCCTGCTTGGCTCGATTATCGCCGTCCAGTGGCTGCAGCAGACGCTGGCCGACCCCAAGCTAATCTTCTCCATCGACAACCCACGTACCCGGGAATGGCTGAATCTGGGAGACATCGAAAGCCGGGCCGACATCCTTACTGTCCAGTTCGATGATGACGGCGGCCTTATCCTCGACATCATCGAAATCAAGACTCTGGAAGAAACTAGCGGCGCCTACACCGTCAAAGACGAAGATGGCACCAAGGTCGTGGAGGGAAACGCCGTCGACCAAGTATTCGAGACGACAGACACAATCCGCGGCCTGTTCACCGGCGACAAAAATCTCACCACGTCGCCCCGGAAAGAGGCTCTCCGCGAACAACTGTACTACGAATTGACCTCCGCAGAAGGGATGGAGGGTAAGCAGGAGTGGGCAGACCGGATTAACGACGTATTCAACGGGGATGCCCAAATCGAGATCAACCCGAGGATCGTATCGGTCGAAGTCACCAGCGAAGCCACTTCGGACGAACGAATTGACGGCGTAACTCCGAACGCCCAGTCCATCAGGGTCGACAAGCTTCCCCGACAGTCAATCAAGCGGCTGATTGTCAGCGGCATTGAAGACCGGGAAGACCAACGGCCAGAACAGGATGTCGAAGAGGAAACGGACGAAGTCGACGAGGAGGAAACCGGTGGGGAAGAGGAAGACACCGTCAGTGACGACGAAAAGACAGACATCAACACTGAATCTGCTGACCGGTTCGGCGATCCCGAAGAATACACCAACCTGGTAGAAACCCTGAAACGGGTTCTAAACGAGTTCAAGATCAACATCCGAAACATCGATCCCGACGATATCGATGTCGGACCAAACGTGGTACGCTTCAAGATCCGTCTGGCACCAGGCGAGAAACAGAGTTCCTTGGAGCAACGGACAGAGGACATCGCCCGGGAAATGGCGTTCGAGAAAGAACCGATCGTCCAGCGACTGCCTGGAACAGAGTACGTAGCTCTGGACGTTCCTCGGGAGAACAACGTCGTGGTACCTCAACGCGACTACAGAGACCGGTACAAGCCGTCCGACGAGATCGAGACATCCTCACTACCCTTCCTAGCAGGCGTTACACCAGACGGCGATGTCTACCGTTCTGACCTCTCTGAAGCACCACACATGTTGGTTGGCGGAGCAACAGGCAGCGGGAAGACCGTGTTCCTGTACTCCTTGATTATGAACTTCATGGATCAGAAAGGCGAAGACAACGTCGAGTTCGCCTTAGTTGATCCGAAGGAGACTGACTTCATCTTCTTCGATGCTCTGCCGAACCTTTCTAACGGCGAAGTGATCACTGACGCCGAAGATGCTGCCGATCTGTTCGAGTGGCTCGTCGAGGACGAAATCCCACATAGAAAACAACTGCTGCGGAAAAGCGTCTGCCGTGACATCGGAGAGTACAATGAGCAGAACCCAGATGACCAGATGAAGCCGATCGTCGTCATCATCGACGAATACAGCGACCTCCTCCAGCAACTTGGAGAAGACGCTGACGACACCGAGGACAACGTGCGCCGCATCGCCCAAATTGCACGGGCACAGGGTATCCATCTCGTCATCTCTACCCAGCGACCTTCACACGAAGCTATCGACACGGACCTCCGTGCTAATCTGGACACTCGGGTAGCTTTCCGGCTTCCAAAGCAGTCTGACTCTCGAATTCTAATCGACGAAGGTGGAGCAGAGGAGCTTGGTGGAGACGGAGACATGCTACTGAAAGAAGCGGACAGAACCACCCGGCTCCAAGGCCTCTATGTAGACTCTGACGACATTCGCGACCTCATCAACCAATATCGGTGA
- a CDS encoding phage integrase SAM-like domain-containing protein, whose product MTPRERTDQSLESSFERYLQDKGKGRGGDGGNYRRNAARELERFAEWAAGDRGDDDWTGIVPDDVDREPTFEDLDERVFREYARHLAGDRGLKQNTVQTYYRYLSAWCGWCVDEGYLEAHYAQRASAMAPLPEDDGRKPGDQQAWTSEQRHVLTRHVNERARDAIETYTTLPEDTDPLDKQRARYEALKAARDRAFVFVLAYTAVRVGELLRDPNDPRRRGVRWEEISLEDGSMDVYRKKQQWDAASLPDPVITPLRSYRQLMDPPTERWSVFPTFDQRTLATLVQNELANQGMRSGAVEKRRNEYARDLLLALNEDIRPPSITTDGARSILQRLSEAAEIDIDHPKHDYLAPHGGRRGMGEVLVRAFGYTVAARYLDNSEEMVRERYSHIEAGELGDVATEALHKVDSLNP is encoded by the coding sequence ATGACACCCCGAGAACGCACCGATCAGTCACTCGAGAGTTCCTTCGAGCGGTATCTCCAGGACAAGGGGAAGGGCCGTGGAGGCGACGGCGGGAACTATCGACGCAACGCTGCACGCGAGCTCGAGCGGTTCGCCGAGTGGGCCGCCGGTGACCGCGGCGACGACGACTGGACTGGGATCGTCCCTGACGATGTCGACCGCGAGCCGACCTTCGAGGACCTCGACGAACGCGTCTTCCGGGAATATGCCCGGCATCTCGCCGGCGATCGGGGACTCAAGCAGAATACCGTACAAACCTATTACCGCTATCTCTCTGCGTGGTGTGGTTGGTGTGTCGACGAGGGGTATCTCGAAGCGCACTACGCCCAGCGGGCGAGTGCGATGGCGCCGCTGCCGGAGGACGATGGCCGCAAGCCCGGCGACCAGCAGGCCTGGACGTCCGAGCAGCGCCACGTCCTCACCCGGCACGTCAACGAGCGAGCCCGCGACGCTATCGAGACTTACACGACCCTCCCGGAGGATACTGATCCCCTTGATAAGCAGCGAGCGCGCTACGAGGCGCTGAAGGCGGCCCGTGACCGCGCCTTCGTGTTCGTCCTTGCGTACACCGCCGTCCGCGTCGGTGAACTCCTTCGAGACCCGAACGACCCGCGCCGCCGCGGGGTCCGGTGGGAGGAGATCTCGCTTGAGGACGGAAGTATGGATGTCTATCGGAAGAAACAGCAGTGGGACGCTGCGAGTCTCCCCGATCCGGTGATCACTCCGCTTCGGAGCTATCGTCAGCTCATGGATCCACCAACGGAGCGCTGGTCCGTGTTTCCGACGTTCGACCAGCGGACGCTCGCGACGCTCGTGCAGAACGAACTAGCCAACCAAGGAATGCGGTCTGGCGCGGTCGAAAAACGACGTAATGAGTACGCCCGTGACCTGTTGCTGGCTCTCAATGAAGACATCCGGCCGCCCTCGATCACGACGGACGGCGCCCGGTCGATTCTTCAACGTCTCTCGGAGGCCGCGGAGATCGATATCGACCATCCGAAACACGATTATCTCGCACCGCACGGCGGCCGACGGGGAATGGGAGAGGTCCTCGTCCGGGCCTTCGGATACACGGTGGCGGCCCGATATCTCGACAATTCAGAGGAGATGGTTCGGGAGCGATACTCGCATATCGAGGCTGGCGAACTCGGTGACGTGGCGACAGAAGCACTCCACAAAGTCGATTCGCTGAATCCGTAA
- a CDS encoding ParA family protein — translation MTDTNTARITVANQKGGAGKTTDVIHTGGALAARGHDVLLVDIDYHGGLTCSLGYNDLYYDTDRTTLFDVLDFDQMESVNDIIVEHEEFDILPASEKLANNKNIQTLLEAPKSRERLEMVLDELNRDYDYIIVDTPPSLNVLTDNALVATGNVVIPVIPEKLNANSLQIFAKQLSSLEQAYGDINRLAIVCNRVEQNAEHRGTIEEIKSAYSLPVFEIRKRTDLSQSIGEGVSVFGFGKENQRVEDARDLFNEIADLFDEAFEKTAPEEVEA, via the coding sequence ATGACCGACACCAATACCGCACGAATCACGGTGGCGAATCAGAAGGGAGGCGCGGGGAAAACAACCGACGTCATTCATACTGGCGGCGCACTCGCCGCCCGAGGTCACGACGTCCTCCTGGTCGATATCGACTACCACGGGGGGCTCACCTGCTCGCTTGGCTACAACGATCTGTACTACGATACCGACCGCACAACGCTGTTCGACGTTCTCGACTTCGACCAAATGGAGTCGGTGAATGACATCATCGTCGAACACGAGGAATTCGACATCCTCCCCGCGAGCGAGAAGCTCGCGAACAACAAGAACATCCAGACGTTGCTTGAAGCGCCGAAGAGTCGAGAACGACTGGAGATGGTTCTTGACGAACTCAATAGGGACTACGACTACATCATCGTCGACACGCCGCCATCTCTGAACGTCCTCACCGATAACGCCCTCGTCGCGACCGGCAACGTCGTCATCCCCGTCATTCCAGAGAAGCTCAACGCTAACAGCCTCCAGATTTTCGCAAAGCAGCTGAGCTCCCTCGAACAGGCGTACGGAGACATCAATCGGCTCGCGATTGTCTGTAACCGTGTCGAGCAGAACGCCGAACACCGCGGCACCATCGAGGAGATCAAGTCGGCGTACTCCCTCCCAGTGTTCGAGATCCGGAAACGGACCGACCTCTCCCAGTCGATTGGCGAAGGGGTGTCCGTCTTCGGCTTCGGTAAGGAGAACCAGCGCGTCGAGGATGCACGCGACCTGTTCAACGAGATCGCCGACCTGTTCGACGAGGCGTTCGAGAAGACCGCGCCTGAGGAGGTGGAAGCATGA
- a CDS encoding DUF7342 family protein, with amino-acid sequence MTSTYIKTKPERCCMTEDKSNSEGLIERQTTGEDRVRMVARQLSEPQTANWIASEAGWSHEPTKRVLERLVDDGILHRDESGTHTTYYPDYRRQAMQEAMRLRDSGHTVEELTDRLANMKTQIRDWEDEFGVESPNQLRGTLANESLDGDEEDRRREIAREWEHLQRRIQIVGFAIREWDFLAPTTEPAEASS; translated from the coding sequence ATGACCTCAACCTATATTAAGACAAAGCCCGAACGATGTTGTATGACCGAAGATAAATCGAACTCCGAGGGCCTGATCGAACGCCAGACCACGGGTGAAGACCGCGTGCGGATGGTTGCTCGGCAACTGTCGGAGCCACAGACGGCCAACTGGATCGCCTCCGAAGCGGGCTGGTCACACGAACCAACGAAGCGCGTCCTCGAGCGACTCGTCGACGACGGCATCCTCCACCGTGACGAAAGCGGTACTCACACAACGTATTATCCTGATTACCGCCGCCAAGCGATGCAGGAGGCGATGCGCCTCCGAGATAGCGGACACACTGTCGAGGAGCTTACGGACCGGCTCGCCAATATGAAGACGCAGATTCGCGACTGGGAGGATGAATTCGGCGTTGAATCACCAAATCAGCTTCGTGGGACGCTCGCTAACGAGTCCCTTGACGGTGACGAGGAAGACCGTCGCCGTGAGATTGCCCGCGAGTGGGAGCACCTTCAACGGCGTATCCAGATTGTCGGCTTCGCCATCCGCGAGTGGGACTTCCTCGCTCCGACGACAGAGCCTGCTGAGGCCAGCAGCTAA
- a CDS encoding DUF262 domain-containing protein, producing the protein MSDEADDLYDKYIDYDGRDLDTRNVGDGKVVRPITAENFEMEKRTLGEVLTDQKFNVPEYQRLYSWKNIHHEQYWSDIDQFVNADLVADRREVSDVFFSSMYFAVNDDKQVYEVIDGQQRLTTTHLLLRVLMEHLEDIDPDSIEDNTLAEFRDYGIGRITDILYVEESFGKREPRLTLNKHDAKFFKALMMGPSAQVDYLKNEADFSIHGNNSDAVQVSECLDRFGTTDDELADLDTNSLSLGAFFKLYRSHRRLLNAYEFYNEKISDVVADAETPDETVRALVNILNYVYNSYHVGEYLIREAESDFRMQIFEILNDRGVDLTKIDRIRAAVVNAFFDTDVKDEYVDKWEDLVVAFATDGDAIDDYLSIYLSIVDDGIDRIGDASAELTNAFDTRNIDSDVVPRLRNLDEAKAFLDYAHDLVDYYQDITTTELAAEDLDLASHREQCREILVRLNNQQMDQWRPFVLALYYHTNPESEREAAQFYRVLETIEKLNLRRLLISERPSIFREVFIEAVEEFNLAPTADATPDSVYEASREYLITEMRSSTPTLFGDRFIDTVVQTQSWSTATARLLFGKIAQDHFDDGSHAVERDLNMGNIHLEHVLPQTPVSDPEDPTWLREFFKLDSEPDIEIASEIERYIELVQRSDLDEEEERLKDNILEFITQGFIDDIGNFLLLRDTDNIGASNRPLAEKMTQYYSEIDGFASIYPNRYFTAEYGNVDREPLDKLREKHDGGDVSNVDADVVAYFNSFWTYETLQDRRIEILLDILSTLGFDSFEDEFGIESDQDEVRQEIREKTDQEFEKRLSVRSL; encoded by the coding sequence ATGTCGGACGAAGCTGACGATTTGTATGATAAATACATCGACTACGATGGCAGAGATCTCGATACCCGGAATGTCGGTGATGGGAAAGTAGTTCGGCCGATTACGGCCGAGAACTTCGAGATGGAGAAACGGACTCTGGGGGAGGTTCTCACCGATCAGAAGTTCAACGTACCAGAGTACCAGCGACTGTACTCGTGGAAGAATATCCACCACGAACAGTATTGGTCGGACATCGATCAGTTCGTTAATGCCGACCTGGTCGCTGACCGACGCGAGGTGTCTGACGTGTTCTTCAGCTCGATGTACTTCGCGGTCAACGACGACAAACAGGTGTACGAGGTCATCGACGGCCAACAGCGGCTAACGACGACACACCTGCTGTTGCGCGTCCTTATGGAGCACCTCGAGGACATCGATCCGGATTCTATCGAGGACAATACCCTGGCGGAGTTCCGGGACTACGGGATCGGGCGAATCACCGATATCCTCTATGTCGAGGAGTCGTTCGGCAAACGTGAGCCCCGGCTCACGCTGAACAAACACGACGCTAAATTTTTCAAAGCCCTCATGATGGGGCCGTCCGCCCAGGTGGACTACCTCAAGAATGAGGCCGACTTCAGCATTCACGGGAACAACAGCGACGCAGTGCAAGTCTCGGAATGTCTGGACCGGTTCGGTACCACGGACGATGAACTCGCGGACTTAGATACGAACTCTCTCTCATTGGGGGCGTTCTTCAAACTATATCGATCACATCGGCGGTTGTTGAACGCTTACGAGTTCTACAACGAGAAGATCAGCGATGTCGTCGCCGACGCCGAGACGCCGGACGAGACAGTGCGTGCGCTTGTGAATATCCTCAATTACGTCTACAACTCCTACCATGTCGGGGAGTACCTGATTCGAGAGGCGGAATCGGACTTCCGGATGCAGATCTTCGAGATTTTGAATGACCGTGGCGTCGATCTGACGAAGATCGACCGTATTAGGGCCGCGGTCGTGAACGCCTTCTTCGATACCGACGTGAAAGACGAGTACGTCGATAAGTGGGAAGACCTCGTTGTGGCGTTTGCAACTGATGGTGACGCTATCGACGACTACCTCTCGATCTATCTGAGTATCGTCGACGATGGCATCGACAGGATTGGTGACGCGAGCGCCGAACTGACCAACGCCTTTGACACTCGGAACATCGACTCGGATGTCGTCCCGCGCCTCCGGAATCTCGATGAAGCGAAGGCCTTCCTCGACTACGCGCACGACCTCGTCGACTACTATCAAGATATCACAACCACGGAGCTCGCCGCTGAGGACCTTGACTTAGCCAGTCACCGAGAGCAGTGCCGGGAAATCCTTGTTCGCCTCAATAACCAACAGATGGACCAGTGGCGGCCATTCGTCCTGGCGCTCTACTATCACACCAATCCTGAATCGGAACGGGAAGCAGCACAGTTCTACCGCGTATTAGAGACCATCGAGAAACTCAACCTGCGACGCCTCCTCATTTCTGAACGACCGAGTATTTTCCGCGAGGTCTTCATCGAGGCTGTCGAGGAGTTCAACCTCGCACCAACCGCCGACGCCACTCCAGACAGTGTGTACGAGGCTTCTCGAGAGTACCTCATCACCGAGATGCGTTCCTCTACGCCAACGCTGTTTGGCGATCGGTTCATCGATACGGTCGTTCAGACTCAGTCCTGGAGTACTGCAACGGCGCGACTGCTCTTCGGGAAGATCGCCCAGGATCACTTCGACGACGGTAGTCATGCCGTCGAGCGAGACCTGAATATGGGGAACATCCATCTCGAACACGTCCTACCCCAGACTCCCGTCAGCGACCCAGAAGACCCTACGTGGCTTCGCGAGTTTTTCAAACTCGATTCGGAGCCGGATATCGAGATCGCGTCAGAGATCGAGCGCTATATCGAACTGGTACAGCGCTCGGATCTCGATGAAGAGGAGGAGCGACTGAAAGACAACATCTTGGAGTTCATCACGCAGGGTTTCATCGACGATATCGGGAACTTCCTCCTGCTCCGTGATACCGATAATATCGGAGCGAGCAACCGGCCACTCGCCGAGAAGATGACGCAGTACTACTCCGAGATCGACGGTTTCGCGAGTATCTACCCCAATCGGTATTTCACGGCCGAATATGGCAACGTCGATCGCGAACCCCTCGACAAACTCCGTGAGAAGCACGATGGCGGTGATGTTTCGAATGTGGACGCCGATGTAGTGGCGTATTTCAATTCCTTCTGGACTTATGAGACTCTGCAGGATCGACGAATCGAGATCCTGCTGGATATTCTGTCGACGCTTGGATTCGATTCGTTCGAGGACGAGTTCGGGATTGAATCCGATCAAGATGAAGTACGCCAAGAAATTCGAGAGAAGACTGACCAAGAGTTCGAGAAACGTCTGTCCGTCCGATCGCTTTAA